A genomic window from Nicotiana sylvestris chromosome 11, ASM39365v2, whole genome shotgun sequence includes:
- the LOC104241045 gene encoding uncharacterized protein, translated as MADKFATAHARAKKVEARVNDIFVVRQTAGEGLRDFLARFNRVRMSLPNVSKGMTVATFQNGLNRNGSKIVYALEKLGMKVEWPQKMKLDPSTRRSNVLCEFHQERGHKTEDCIGLRQEVVRLLDQGYLKELLSDKGRSNFARGRDPSQGPPKSPSPTRTIQMIIGGGDDMIINHVKFTTTHKLKRTIAHEWYDDLEDSIIFDKSDADGLSFPHYDALVITLRIADTDVKRIMVDDGSVERTSREIVLHVLAGGVTLEITLHVMNQETAYNAIIGRPWIHAM; from the exons ATGGCGGATAAATTCGCCACCGCTCATGCAAGGGCGAAGAAGGTTGAAGCCAGGGTCAATGATATCTTCGTCGTCAGGCAAACGGCGGGCGAGGGACTTCGGGACTTCCTGGCCCGATTCAACAGAGTAAGGATGAGCCTGCCAAACGTGTCAAAAGGGATGACAGTAGCAacttttcaaaatgggttaaacaggAACGGATCAAAG ATAGTGTACGCATTGGAGAAGCTAGGCATGAAGGTGGAGTGGCCACAAAAAATGAAATTGGACCCAAGCACCAGGAGGTCAAACGTCCTCTGTGAATTCCATCAAGAAAGGGGACACAAGACCGAAGATTGCATAGGTCTGCGGCAGGAAGTAGTTAGGTTGTTGGATCAGGGGTACCTGAAAGAACTGCTCAGTGATAAAGGAAGGTCCAACTTTGCCAGAGGGCGCGATCCatctcaaggacctccaaagTCACCATCGCCAACGCGCACCATCCAGATGATCATTGGCGGTGGCGACGACATgataatcaaccatgtgaaattcaccaccacGCATAAACTCAAACGGACGATCGCCCACGAatggtatgatgacctcgaagacagtatcatTTTCGATAAGTCAGATGCTGATGGTTTGTcgttccctcactatgatgctttggttataactttacgcatCGCCGATACAGATGTAAAAAGAATCATGGTAGATGACGGAAGCG TAGAGCGGACGTCCAGAGAAATAGTGTTGCATGTCCTAGCAGGAGGAGTCACCCTGGAAATAACATTACAtgtcatgaaccaggaaacagcctataacgccatcatagggcgaccatggatacacgctATGTGA